A single window of Kitasatospora sp. HUAS MG31 DNA harbors:
- a CDS encoding sugar ABC transporter substrate-binding protein produces MRRHLALLASTITLTLGLTACGGTGATAGDAASPSGKKLVIWADEKRADVLRPFAEAFAAKKGAKAEVVGIAENQQKAFIEASQSGKGPDVMVGAHDWIGNLVQNDLIDPIEVLDNRMGDYVDVARKAVTYQGKFYAIPYAVESLVLFRNTALAPEAPDTFDSLVNTGEALRKAGKATQAVGYTVSQPDGQAGDTYHMYPLYTSGGGYLFGTNARGDADPTDLGVGAPSSVAAFEKIAALGEKGSGVLRRSYTSDNASAAFTTGKTPFLVAGPWKLADVRSSGLKYAISPVPGFAGKEPARSFVGVQSFFVASKGAHKAMAQEFVLSTLGSVELADALFKAEPRMPALKESLAHARTADPDVAAFEQAAKAGVPLPSIPQMSAIWGPFNALITAAVKGDPVPPAVANAGRTIKEQLPK; encoded by the coding sequence GTGCGCAGACATCTCGCGCTCCTCGCCTCGACGATCACCCTCACCCTCGGCCTGACCGCCTGCGGCGGCACCGGCGCCACCGCCGGCGATGCCGCGTCCCCCTCCGGCAAGAAGCTGGTGATCTGGGCCGACGAGAAGCGCGCCGACGTGCTGCGCCCCTTCGCCGAGGCGTTCGCCGCCAAGAAGGGCGCCAAGGCCGAGGTGGTCGGCATCGCCGAGAACCAGCAGAAGGCCTTCATCGAGGCCTCCCAGTCCGGCAAGGGCCCGGACGTCATGGTCGGCGCCCACGACTGGATCGGGAACCTCGTCCAGAACGACCTCATCGACCCCATCGAGGTGCTCGACAACCGGATGGGCGACTACGTCGACGTCGCCCGCAAGGCGGTCACCTACCAGGGCAAGTTCTACGCCATCCCGTACGCGGTGGAGAGCCTGGTGCTGTTCCGCAACACCGCCCTCGCACCCGAGGCCCCCGACACCTTCGACTCGCTGGTGAACACCGGCGAGGCACTCCGCAAGGCCGGCAAGGCCACCCAGGCGGTCGGGTACACCGTCAGCCAGCCCGACGGCCAGGCCGGCGACACCTACCACATGTACCCGCTGTACACCTCCGGCGGCGGCTACCTCTTCGGCACCAACGCCCGCGGCGACGCCGACCCCACCGACCTCGGCGTCGGCGCCCCCTCCTCGGTCGCCGCCTTCGAGAAGATCGCGGCCCTCGGCGAGAAGGGCTCGGGCGTGCTGCGCCGCTCCTACACCTCGGACAACGCCTCGGCCGCCTTCACCACCGGCAAGACCCCGTTCCTGGTGGCCGGACCGTGGAAGCTGGCCGACGTGCGCTCCAGCGGACTGAAGTACGCCATCTCCCCGGTGCCCGGCTTCGCCGGCAAGGAACCCGCCCGGTCGTTCGTCGGCGTGCAGTCCTTCTTCGTCGCCAGCAAGGGCGCCCACAAGGCGATGGCGCAGGAGTTCGTGCTGTCCACCCTCGGCTCCGTGGAACTCGCCGACGCCCTGTTCAAGGCCGAGCCGCGGATGCCCGCCCTGAAGGAGTCGCTGGCCCACGCGCGCACCGCCGACCCGGACGTCGCCGCCTTCGAACAGGCCGCCAAGGCCGGCGTCCCGCTGCCGTCCATCCCTCAGATGTCCGCCATCTGGGGACCGTTCAACGCCCTGATCACCGCCGCCGTGAAGGGCGACCCGGTGCCGCCCGCGGTCGCCAACGCGGGCCGGACCATCAAGGAGCAGCTCCCCAAGTGA
- a CDS encoding cytochrome P450, producing the protein MPDQARVNRIFLPETYAEGVPYALHRELREAAPVWWVEEPAVGPWPAGPGYWAVLRHADVKHVLRTPEVFSSHLGATQIRDPDTAADLEFVRAMMLNQDPPDHSRLRRIVAAAFTPRAVRELTEGIERRARLLVAEVRPRGRADFVPLAADLPVWTLAHIMGVPEQDRGLLYAWASRVIGYQDTEYAGLAATDPAALSDLGRAALAHRPTAVATGDGRPVNPRSRAALADMFAYAHGLAEHPRPGSILARMREGGLTREEFENMFFLFAVAGNETLRNGVPGGLLTLLEHPEQYRLLCERSELTGSAVEEMLRYWPPVMDFRRTATRDVELGGRRIRGGDKVVVYHASANRDGTVFPEPDRFDVTRTPNDHVSFGHGPHFCLGAQLARVQMRALLGEVVRGLPGLRVAGAPVRMVSNFQNGLKHLPIGWG; encoded by the coding sequence ATCCCCGACCAGGCGCGCGTGAACCGGATCTTCCTCCCCGAGACCTACGCCGAGGGGGTGCCGTACGCCCTGCACCGGGAGCTGCGCGAGGCCGCGCCGGTGTGGTGGGTCGAGGAGCCGGCCGTCGGGCCGTGGCCGGCCGGGCCGGGGTACTGGGCGGTGCTGCGGCACGCCGACGTCAAGCACGTCCTGCGCACCCCCGAGGTGTTCTCCTCCCACCTCGGCGCCACCCAGATCCGGGACCCGGACACCGCCGCCGACCTGGAGTTCGTCCGGGCGATGATGCTCAACCAGGACCCGCCCGACCACTCCCGGCTGCGCCGGATCGTCGCGGCCGCCTTCACCCCGCGCGCCGTCCGGGAGCTCACCGAGGGGATCGAGCGGCGCGCCCGGCTGCTGGTGGCGGAGGTCCGGCCGCGCGGGCGGGCCGACTTCGTCCCGCTCGCCGCCGACCTGCCGGTCTGGACGCTCGCGCACATCATGGGTGTGCCCGAGCAGGACCGGGGCCTGCTGTACGCCTGGGCGAGCCGGGTCATCGGCTACCAGGACACCGAGTACGCCGGCCTCGCCGCCACCGACCCGGCCGCGCTCAGCGACCTCGGCCGGGCCGCCCTCGCCCACCGGCCGACCGCCGTGGCGACCGGGGACGGCCGGCCGGTCAACCCCCGGTCACGGGCCGCCCTCGCCGACATGTTCGCCTACGCCCACGGGCTCGCCGAACACCCGCGGCCCGGCAGCATCCTCGCCCGGATGCGGGAGGGCGGGCTCACCCGCGAGGAGTTCGAGAACATGTTCTTCCTCTTCGCCGTCGCCGGGAACGAGACCCTGCGCAACGGCGTCCCGGGCGGGCTGCTCACCCTGCTGGAGCACCCCGAGCAGTACCGACTGCTGTGCGAACGGTCGGAGTTGACCGGATCCGCGGTGGAGGAGATGCTCCGCTACTGGCCGCCGGTGATGGACTTCCGCCGCACCGCCACCCGGGACGTGGAGCTCGGCGGGCGGCGGATCCGGGGCGGCGACAAGGTCGTGGTCTACCACGCCTCCGCCAACCGCGACGGCACCGTCTTCCCGGAGCCCGACCGGTTCGACGTCACCCGCACCCCGAACGACCACGTCAGCTTCGGCCACGGGCCGCACTTCTGCCTCGGCGCGCAGCTGGCCCGGGTGCAGATGCGGGCGCTGCTCGGGGAGGTGGTGCGGGGGCTGCCGGGACTGCGGGTGGCGGGGGCGCCGGTACGGATGGTCTCCAACTTCCAGAACGGGCTGAAGCACCTGCCGATCGGCTGGGGGTGA
- a CDS encoding methylated-DNA--[protein]-cysteine S-methyltransferase — MTVYTTVDSPLGELLLVGEESATAKGGTALASVSVPGQRRGAVVLDGWVRAPEAFGEITAQLQAYFAGTATGFDLEFAVGGTEFQRRVWQALDAIPYGATTTYGRLAESIGAPRGAVRALGSAIGANPLLVVRPCHRVIGADGSLTGYAGGLERKARLLELENRG, encoded by the coding sequence ATGACGGTGTACACGACGGTGGACAGTCCGCTGGGCGAGCTGCTGCTGGTCGGTGAGGAGTCGGCCACGGCGAAGGGCGGCACGGCACTGGCCTCGGTGTCGGTGCCGGGCCAGCGGCGGGGCGCGGTGGTCCTGGACGGCTGGGTGCGCGCACCCGAGGCGTTCGGCGAGATCACGGCCCAGCTCCAGGCGTACTTCGCGGGGACGGCGACCGGGTTCGACCTGGAGTTCGCGGTCGGCGGGACGGAGTTCCAGCGGCGGGTGTGGCAGGCGCTGGACGCCATCCCGTACGGCGCCACCACGACCTACGGGCGGCTGGCGGAGTCCATCGGCGCCCCGCGCGGCGCGGTACGGGCCCTGGGCTCGGCGATCGGGGCGAACCCGCTGCTGGTGGTCCGGCCGTGCCACCGGGTGATCGGCGCGGACGGCTCGCTGACCGGGTACGCGGGCGGGCTGGAGCGCAAGGCGCGGCTGCTCGAACTCGAGAACCGCGGCTAG
- a CDS encoding alpha/beta hydrolase, which translates to MDRRTAGSPAGGGHRALEWRSRPESPSAAVLVLHGGQENGERPPGPVNLPGLRMRGFVRAVQRGTSGAEVAIGTVRYRCRGWNGDRADAARDTLAALADLAEELGPVPTVLVGHSMGGRAALRAAGHPCVTGVVALAPWCPREEPYEHLAGRRVLMLHGDRDRVTDPADTDLFAARARSGGALVAGYRVAGSGHALLRRAGDWHRTTAVLTAGLLGLRGLPVEVAAALELQAQQEGGLALPLL; encoded by the coding sequence ATGGACAGGCGGACCGCGGGGTCGCCCGCGGGCGGCGGGCATCGGGCCCTGGAGTGGCGGTCGCGACCCGAGTCGCCGAGCGCGGCGGTGCTGGTGCTGCACGGCGGCCAGGAGAACGGCGAGCGCCCGCCCGGGCCGGTGAACCTGCCCGGCCTGCGGATGCGCGGCTTCGTCCGGGCCGTCCAGCGCGGGACCTCGGGGGCGGAGGTCGCGATCGGCACGGTCCGGTACCGCTGCCGCGGCTGGAACGGCGACCGCGCCGACGCCGCCCGGGACACCCTGGCCGCCCTCGCGGACCTCGCGGAGGAGCTCGGGCCCGTACCCACCGTGCTGGTGGGCCACTCCATGGGCGGCCGGGCGGCGCTGCGGGCCGCCGGGCACCCGTGCGTGACCGGGGTCGTGGCGCTGGCGCCGTGGTGCCCTCGGGAGGAGCCGTACGAGCACCTGGCGGGCCGGCGGGTCCTGATGCTGCACGGCGACCGTGACCGGGTGACCGACCCCGCGGACACCGACCTGTTCGCGGCGCGCGCCCGCTCCGGCGGGGCCCTGGTGGCGGGGTACCGGGTGGCGGGCAGCGGGCACGCGCTGCTGCGCCGGGCCGGGGACTGGCACCGGACGACGGCGGTGCTGACGGCCGGGCTGCTCGGGTTGCGGGGGTTGCCGGTGGAGGTGGCGGCGGCGCTGGAGCTGCAGGCGCAGCAGGAGGGCGGGTTGGCGCTGCCGCTGCTGTAG
- a CDS encoding APC family permease, whose amino-acid sequence MPLDPPENRWPQPKRVRLLALVALIFFSVSGGAYGIEELFSTSGPGMAVLLIIVTPVIYSVPHALVCAELGTAIPVEGGYYHWVKKGLGRFWAFQQGLLQWICSFVDMALYPVLFTSYLQSLVGAVAPGEHVLFTLGNLRFDLNWVICVGVIAVFTLLNLFGAGWVGESSVAFALICLTPMLVLTVIGFVHLVSDGVNPIDSLTTSQEQSTWNAFGAGLFIVMWNYCGWDSVSNIAGEMENPRKHLPKALAVSVLLIMVGYLLPSIASLAVGADGEGGWRSWEAGSFSDVAEQLAGPWLQIAVTVGGMFAAVAMFSALLAANSRLPFALARDGYFPTWVARESKRYRMPIVSIVGSSVIYAMFCLSSFANLVIFDVFLTNIGILLEVAALIALRIKAPRMERPYRIPGGWASLAGIALCLLSVCVWAAWQQYVESGTQAVTYCLVVVGGSVLLYPLLARRKDARQAAADDLSGAAGRSAQLAGSARGVPADSVEA is encoded by the coding sequence ATGCCCCTCGACCCGCCGGAGAACCGCTGGCCGCAGCCCAAGCGCGTACGCCTGCTGGCACTGGTCGCACTGATCTTCTTCAGCGTCTCCGGCGGTGCCTACGGCATCGAGGAGTTGTTCTCCACGTCCGGTCCGGGGATGGCGGTGCTGCTGATCATCGTCACCCCGGTCATCTACAGCGTCCCGCATGCCCTGGTCTGCGCCGAGCTGGGCACCGCCATCCCGGTGGAGGGCGGCTACTACCACTGGGTCAAGAAGGGCCTGGGACGGTTCTGGGCGTTCCAGCAGGGACTGCTGCAGTGGATATGCAGCTTCGTCGACATGGCGCTCTACCCGGTGCTGTTCACCAGCTACCTGCAGAGCCTGGTGGGTGCGGTCGCCCCCGGTGAGCACGTCCTGTTCACCCTGGGGAACCTGCGGTTCGACCTGAACTGGGTGATCTGCGTCGGCGTGATCGCCGTCTTCACCCTGCTGAACCTCTTCGGCGCCGGCTGGGTCGGCGAGTCCTCGGTGGCGTTCGCGCTGATCTGCCTGACCCCGATGCTGGTCCTCACCGTGATCGGCTTCGTCCACCTGGTCTCCGACGGCGTCAACCCGATCGACTCGCTGACCACCTCTCAGGAGCAGTCCACCTGGAACGCCTTCGGCGCCGGCCTGTTCATCGTGATGTGGAACTACTGCGGCTGGGACAGCGTGTCCAACATCGCCGGGGAGATGGAGAACCCGCGCAAGCACCTGCCCAAGGCGCTGGCCGTCTCGGTGCTCCTCATCATGGTCGGCTACCTGCTGCCCTCGATCGCCTCGCTGGCGGTCGGCGCGGACGGCGAGGGCGGCTGGCGCAGCTGGGAGGCGGGCTCCTTCTCGGACGTGGCCGAGCAGTTGGCCGGGCCGTGGCTGCAGATCGCGGTGACCGTCGGCGGCATGTTCGCGGCGGTGGCGATGTTCTCGGCGCTGCTCGCGGCCAACTCGCGGCTGCCGTTCGCGCTGGCCCGGGACGGCTACTTCCCGACGTGGGTGGCCAGGGAGTCCAAGCGGTACCGGATGCCGATCGTCTCGATCGTCGGCTCCTCGGTGATCTACGCGATGTTCTGCCTGAGCAGCTTCGCCAACCTGGTCATCTTCGACGTCTTCCTCACCAACATCGGCATCCTGCTGGAGGTCGCCGCGCTGATCGCGCTGCGGATCAAGGCCCCGCGGATGGAGCGGCCGTACCGGATCCCCGGCGGCTGGGCGAGCCTGGCGGGCATCGCGCTGTGCCTGCTGTCCGTGTGCGTCTGGGCGGCCTGGCAGCAGTACGTGGAGAGCGGCACCCAGGCGGTGACGTACTGCCTGGTGGTGGTCGGCGGCTCGGTGCTGCTGTACCCGCTGCTGGCCCGCCGCAAGGACGCCCGGCAGGCGGCCGCCGACGATCTGTCAGGCGCCGCCGGTCGGAGCGCACAGCTTGCAGGGTCCGCCCGGGGCGTGCCGGCGGATAGCGTCGAGGCATGA
- a CDS encoding cupin domain-containing protein — MIHSFALHVADVDLEPEPLDPAQIVSGDPQVTGKVVWESEDGRQLRGVWQITPGVVTDTEADELFVVLSGRATVEVENGPTLRVGPGDLAVLRAGDRTTWTVHETLRKVYAINLGDH, encoded by the coding sequence ATGATCCACAGCTTCGCCCTCCACGTGGCCGACGTCGACCTCGAACCCGAACCGCTGGACCCCGCCCAGATCGTCTCCGGAGACCCGCAGGTCACCGGGAAGGTGGTCTGGGAGTCCGAGGACGGCCGGCAGCTGCGCGGGGTCTGGCAGATCACCCCCGGCGTGGTCACCGACACCGAGGCCGACGAGCTGTTCGTGGTGCTCAGCGGCCGGGCCACCGTCGAGGTCGAGAACGGCCCCACCCTCCGGGTGGGGCCGGGCGACCTGGCCGTCCTCCGTGCCGGCGACCGCACCACCTGGACGGTCCACGAGACCCTCCGCAAGGTGTACGCGATCAACCTCGGCGACCACTGA
- a CDS encoding NAD(P)/FAD-dependent oxidoreductase, giving the protein MDPVHALRDVEPTPFWLDDPGRPEAHSALIGEVRCDLLVVGGGYSGLWTALIAKERDPALDVVLVEGREIGWAASGRNGGFCAASLTHGLGNGLDRWPDELGRLERLGAQNLQAIEDAVAKYGIDCDWERTGELDVATEPHQVEELRELAELAARFGEGGEFLDADRVRAEVNSPTYLGAFWDKDGVAMVNPARLAWGLKRACLDQGVRIFERTPVTALAEAGAGMAARTPYGRVTARKVALGTNVFPSLVKRIRPYTVPVYDYALMTEPLSAEQLDAIGWKGRQGIGDSANQFHYYRLSADNRILWGGYDAIYHYGGRVRAEYDQRPATYRTLARHFFTTFPQLEGLRFTHAWGGAIDTCTRFSAFFDSAYDGRVALAAGYTGLGVGATRFGAEVMLDLLAGERTERTALEMVRRKPLPFPPEPVRWAGISITKWSLDRADRNAGRRNLWLRTLDRCGLGFDS; this is encoded by the coding sequence ATGGACCCCGTGCACGCCCTCCGGGACGTCGAGCCCACCCCCTTCTGGCTGGACGACCCCGGGCGGCCGGAGGCGCACTCGGCCCTCATCGGCGAGGTCCGCTGCGACCTGCTGGTCGTCGGCGGCGGCTACAGCGGCCTGTGGACCGCCCTGATCGCCAAGGAGCGCGACCCCGCCCTGGACGTGGTCCTGGTCGAGGGCCGGGAGATCGGCTGGGCGGCCTCCGGCCGCAACGGGGGCTTCTGCGCCGCCAGCCTCACCCACGGCCTCGGCAACGGCCTCGACCGCTGGCCGGACGAGCTGGGCCGGCTGGAGCGGCTCGGTGCGCAGAACCTCCAGGCCATCGAGGACGCCGTCGCGAAGTACGGCATCGACTGCGACTGGGAGCGCACCGGCGAGCTGGACGTCGCCACCGAACCGCACCAGGTCGAGGAGCTGCGCGAACTCGCCGAGCTGGCCGCCCGGTTCGGCGAGGGCGGCGAGTTCCTGGACGCCGACCGGGTGCGCGCCGAGGTGAACTCCCCCACCTACCTGGGCGCGTTCTGGGACAAGGACGGCGTCGCCATGGTCAACCCGGCCCGGCTCGCCTGGGGACTCAAGCGGGCCTGCCTGGACCAGGGCGTGCGGATCTTCGAGCGCACCCCGGTCACCGCCCTCGCCGAGGCCGGCGCGGGCATGGCCGCCCGCACCCCGTACGGACGGGTCACCGCCCGGAAGGTGGCGCTGGGCACCAACGTCTTCCCCTCGCTGGTGAAGCGGATCCGCCCGTACACCGTGCCGGTCTACGACTACGCGCTGATGACCGAGCCGCTGAGCGCGGAGCAACTGGACGCCATCGGCTGGAAGGGCCGCCAGGGGATCGGCGACAGCGCCAACCAGTTCCACTACTACCGGCTGTCCGCCGACAACCGGATCCTGTGGGGCGGCTACGACGCGATCTACCACTACGGGGGGCGGGTGCGGGCCGAGTACGACCAGCGCCCGGCCACCTACCGGACCCTGGCCCGGCACTTCTTCACCACCTTCCCGCAGCTGGAGGGCCTGCGCTTCACCCACGCCTGGGGCGGCGCGATCGACACCTGCACCCGCTTCTCGGCGTTCTTCGACTCCGCTTACGACGGGAGGGTGGCGCTGGCGGCCGGCTACACCGGGCTCGGGGTGGGGGCGACCCGGTTCGGCGCCGAGGTGATGCTCGACCTGCTGGCCGGGGAACGCACCGAGCGGACCGCGCTGGAGATGGTGCGGCGCAAGCCGCTGCCGTTCCCGCCGGAGCCGGTCCGCTGGGCCGGCATCTCGATCACCAAGTGGTCCCTGGACCGGGCCGACCGCAACGCCGGCCGCCGCAACCTCTGGCTGCGCACCCTGGACCGGTGCGGGCTCGGCTTCGACAGCTGA
- a CDS encoding NAD-dependent epimerase/dehydratase family protein, producing the protein MSLHVVIGHGPAGAATARLLADRGHRVRVVTRRGRPAEPGIEHLALDAASPAGLTEATRGAAAVYGCAAPPLHRWAADWPALASSLCAAAEANDAVLVMLGNLYGYGPVDGPLTEDLPLAATGPKGRVRAEVWERARALHEAGRIRAVEVRASDFFGPGVTDGGHLAARVVPRVLAGRSVSVLGDPDAPHSWTHLPDVARALVEVAGEERAWGRPWHVPTVPARSIRAMVDLLAAEAGTGPVAVRRVPPAVLGAAALFSPLLRELREVRYQFDRPFVVDATAYEAAFAVRATALEEQVAATVAWWRQRSATAAR; encoded by the coding sequence GTGAGTCTTCATGTGGTCATCGGACACGGGCCCGCCGGTGCGGCCACCGCGCGGCTGCTGGCCGACCGGGGGCACCGGGTACGGGTGGTCACCCGCCGCGGCCGTCCGGCCGAGCCCGGCATCGAGCACCTGGCGCTGGACGCGGCCTCCCCCGCGGGCCTGACCGAGGCCACCCGGGGCGCCGCCGCCGTGTACGGCTGCGCCGCGCCGCCGCTGCACCGCTGGGCGGCCGACTGGCCGGCGCTGGCCTCCTCGCTGTGCGCGGCGGCCGAGGCGAACGACGCCGTGCTGGTCATGCTCGGCAACCTCTACGGCTACGGCCCGGTGGACGGCCCGCTCACCGAGGACCTGCCGCTCGCGGCCACCGGCCCCAAGGGGCGGGTCCGGGCGGAGGTCTGGGAGCGGGCCCGGGCGCTGCACGAGGCGGGCCGGATCCGGGCGGTGGAGGTGCGCGCCTCGGACTTCTTCGGTCCCGGCGTCACCGACGGCGGCCACCTGGCCGCGCGGGTGGTGCCGCGGGTGCTGGCCGGCCGGTCGGTCTCGGTGCTCGGCGACCCCGACGCCCCGCACAGCTGGACCCATCTCCCGGACGTGGCCCGGGCGCTGGTCGAGGTCGCGGGCGAGGAGCGGGCCTGGGGCCGGCCCTGGCACGTACCGACCGTCCCGGCCCGGTCGATCCGCGCGATGGTCGACCTGCTGGCCGCCGAGGCGGGCACCGGCCCGGTCGCGGTCCGCCGGGTGCCGCCCGCGGTGCTCGGCGCGGCCGCGCTGTTCTCCCCGCTGCTGCGGGAACTGCGGGAGGTCCGCTACCAGTTCGACCGCCCGTTCGTGGTGGACGCGACGGCGTACGAGGCGGCGTTCGCGGTGCGCGCCACTGCGCTGGAGGAGCAGGTCGCGGCCACCGTGGCGTGGTGGCGTCAGCGGTCGGCGACCGCCGCCCGCTGA
- a CDS encoding amino acid ABC transporter ATP-binding protein, which yields MTPEVPTPAAGELVVLSGVNKHFGELHVLRDIDLTVGRGEVVVVVGPSGGGKSTLCRAINRLETVDSGEIVIDGRPMPAEGRELAALRADVGMVFQSFNLFAHRTVLQNVTLGQIKVRRKDRRLAEERARELLERVGVASQVDKYPAQLSGGQQQRVAIARALAMDPKVMLFDEPTSALDPEMINEVLEVMRQLARDGMTMVVVTHEMGFARSAANRVVFMADGRIVEETTPDRFFSNPSSDRAKDFLAKILHH from the coding sequence ATGACCCCTGAGGTTCCCACCCCGGCCGCCGGCGAGCTGGTGGTGCTGAGCGGGGTCAACAAGCACTTCGGCGAGCTGCACGTCCTGCGGGACATCGACCTGACCGTCGGCCGGGGCGAGGTCGTGGTGGTCGTCGGGCCCTCCGGCGGCGGCAAGTCCACCCTGTGCCGGGCGATCAACCGCCTGGAGACCGTCGACTCCGGGGAGATCGTGATCGACGGCAGGCCGATGCCCGCGGAGGGCAGGGAGCTGGCCGCGCTCCGGGCCGACGTCGGCATGGTCTTCCAGTCCTTCAACCTCTTCGCGCACCGGACGGTGCTGCAGAACGTCACGCTCGGCCAGATCAAGGTCCGCCGCAAGGACCGGCGCCTCGCCGAGGAGCGGGCCCGGGAGCTGCTGGAGCGGGTGGGGGTGGCCTCGCAGGTGGACAAGTACCCGGCGCAGCTCTCCGGCGGCCAGCAGCAGCGCGTCGCGATCGCCCGGGCCCTGGCGATGGATCCGAAGGTCATGCTCTTCGACGAGCCGACCTCGGCTCTCGACCCGGAGATGATCAACGAGGTGCTGGAGGTGATGCGGCAGCTCGCCCGCGACGGCATGACCATGGTCGTCGTCACCCACGAGATGGGCTTCGCCCGTTCGGCCGCCAACCGCGTGGTGTTCATGGCGGATGGCCGGATCGTGGAGGAAACCACGCCGGACCGCTTCTTCAGCAATCCGAGCAGCGACCGGGCCAAGGACTTCCTGGCGAAGATCCTGCACCACTGA
- a CDS encoding glutamate ABC transporter substrate-binding protein, which yields MNLRKATVAAAAALVLSVTAAGCGSDGGSSSGGGTAGASGTGGKITVGIKFDQPGIGLKTPDGTYTGLDVDVATYVAKQLGYSPQNIEFKEAKSADRETMLQRGDVDFIAASYSITPTRSEKVDFAGPYLLAHQDVLIRADDDSIKTPADLNTKKLCSVTGSTSAQNVKTKIAPNAQLQEYGGYSECLTGLENKVVDALTTDDSILAGYAAQPAFQGKFKLGGFKMSNENYGIGVQKGSELKAQINTALEKMVADGSWEAAVKKNLGPAGYQNEPAPKIGVVVS from the coding sequence ATGAACCTTCGCAAGGCGACTGTCGCGGCCGCCGCCGCGCTCGTGCTCTCCGTGACCGCCGCCGGCTGCGGCTCCGACGGCGGATCGAGCAGCGGCGGCGGCACCGCCGGTGCGTCCGGCACCGGCGGGAAGATCACCGTCGGCATCAAGTTCGACCAGCCGGGCATCGGCCTGAAGACGCCGGACGGCACGTACACCGGCCTGGACGTGGACGTGGCCACCTACGTGGCCAAGCAGCTCGGCTACTCCCCGCAGAACATCGAGTTCAAGGAGGCCAAGAGCGCCGACCGGGAGACCATGCTCCAGCGCGGCGACGTGGACTTCATCGCCGCCTCGTACTCGATCACCCCGACCCGCTCGGAGAAGGTGGACTTCGCCGGCCCGTACCTGCTGGCGCACCAGGACGTGCTGATCCGGGCGGACGACGACTCCATCAAGACCCCGGCGGACCTGAACACCAAGAAGCTCTGCTCGGTCACCGGCTCCACCTCGGCGCAGAACGTCAAGACGAAGATCGCGCCGAACGCGCAGCTCCAGGAGTACGGCGGCTACTCGGAGTGCCTGACCGGCCTGGAGAACAAGGTGGTGGACGCGCTGACCACCGATGACTCGATCCTCGCCGGCTACGCCGCGCAGCCCGCCTTCCAGGGCAAGTTCAAGCTCGGCGGGTTCAAGATGAGCAACGAGAACTACGGCATCGGGGTGCAGAAGGGCAGTGAACTGAAGGCCCAGATCAACACCGCCCTGGAGAAGATGGTCGCCGACGGGTCCTGGGAGGCGGCCGTGAAGAAGAACCTCGGCCCGGCGGGCTACCAGAACGAGCCCGCTCCGAAGATCGGCGTGGTCGTCAGCTGA